The following are encoded in a window of Mycolicibacterium tusciae JS617 genomic DNA:
- a CDS encoding crotonase/enoyl-CoA hydratase family protein, with protein sequence MSEDRVRVLTDATGVATVTMVRADKHNALDEDMFWALMNAAEQLAGDTSVRAVVLHGEGKSFCSGLDVASFMAGSGGTGVLLTRDADRVANFAQRVTYDWSLVPAPVIAAIHGNCFGGGLQIALGADIRIAAPDSKLSIMEIKWGLVPDMGITQTLPRLIPIDVAKELTFSGRILSGSDALALGLVTRTADDPLASALALAEEIAQKSPDAVQAAKRLYNETWVGDDAGAALALETELQAGIIGKPNQIAAVMAGMSGEKPVFADPGTETAG encoded by the coding sequence TGTGCTGACCGATGCAACTGGCGTGGCGACGGTAACGATGGTGCGCGCCGATAAACACAATGCGCTCGACGAAGACATGTTCTGGGCCTTGATGAACGCGGCCGAGCAACTGGCAGGTGACACGTCGGTTCGCGCGGTTGTGCTCCATGGCGAGGGCAAGAGCTTCTGCTCCGGCCTGGATGTCGCCAGCTTCATGGCCGGCAGCGGCGGCACGGGTGTGCTGCTGACCCGAGACGCCGACCGCGTGGCCAACTTCGCACAGCGCGTGACCTACGACTGGTCACTGGTGCCGGCGCCGGTCATCGCCGCGATTCATGGCAACTGCTTCGGTGGAGGGCTACAGATCGCGCTTGGCGCCGACATCCGGATCGCCGCGCCGGACTCCAAGCTCTCGATCATGGAAATCAAATGGGGCCTCGTTCCCGACATGGGCATCACCCAGACGTTGCCGCGACTCATACCCATCGACGTCGCGAAGGAATTGACCTTCAGCGGCCGAATCCTTTCTGGAAGCGACGCTTTGGCGCTTGGCTTGGTTACCCGCACCGCGGACGATCCGCTCGCGTCGGCGCTGGCACTCGCGGAGGAGATAGCGCAGAAATCTCCGGATGCAGTCCAGGCCGCCAAGCGCCTCTACAACGAGACCTGGGTCGGTGACGACGCGGGGGCGGCCTTGGCGCTGGAAACCGAACTGCAAGCCGGAATTATCGGCAAGCCCAATCAGATCGCCGCCGTTATGGCCGGGATGTCAGGCGAGAAGCCGGTTTTCGCCGATCCGGGTACCGAGACGGCGGGCTGA